A stretch of the Mesorhizobium sp. Pch-S genome encodes the following:
- a CDS encoding MFS transporter gives MTSIPPLEETKLTRRLALGVMSIGFGQSAFIVLVPLVMARLGLTTLDLGLAVAAGTLAFLVGAPLWGSASSRIGHGSMIRLLGLAMLAAQALLVVQLSAGPTAYAIALVGLILSRLIYGFAAAGVMPAAQAWLAGTVEAGRRQAAFGFLSAGLNFGRLAGSVAGAAAAIAAPLTVALFMLAPLMLWLTPKGTAKAEALAKVGTTRLSPFDKRILPFLLIGACMTAGFGQVQIMLGPLLQSKIGLDAAQATAATGVALALVAVAMIVVQTLVLPRLRWSERSGILAGTALVVAGMAGLAIASNYGVGALALAATGFGTALATPAYTAWLARRVDTHEQGAAAGWLSSAHIIGQTAGALMGGFAFQLAAELPLLGCAGLALAAAAIAAALDRRGGTQG, from the coding sequence ATGACCTCCATTCCTCCTCTCGAAGAAACAAAGCTGACGCGGCGCCTGGCGCTCGGCGTCATGTCGATCGGCTTCGGTCAATCGGCCTTTATCGTGCTGGTGCCATTGGTGATGGCTCGGCTCGGGCTGACCACACTCGACCTCGGCCTGGCCGTGGCCGCGGGCACGCTCGCCTTCCTGGTCGGCGCGCCGCTGTGGGGCAGTGCCAGCAGCCGGATCGGCCACGGCAGCATGATCCGCCTGCTTGGGCTGGCGATGCTGGCTGCGCAGGCACTGCTGGTGGTTCAGCTGTCGGCCGGGCCAACTGCTTATGCCATCGCATTGGTCGGGCTGATCCTCTCGCGGCTGATCTACGGCTTTGCCGCCGCCGGCGTGATGCCCGCGGCCCAGGCATGGCTTGCAGGTACGGTCGAAGCAGGTCGACGGCAGGCGGCCTTCGGGTTTTTGAGTGCCGGTCTCAACTTCGGCCGGCTTGCGGGTTCGGTGGCTGGCGCGGCCGCCGCGATCGCTGCACCGCTCACCGTGGCGCTGTTCATGCTGGCGCCACTGATGCTGTGGCTGACGCCCAAGGGCACGGCGAAGGCCGAGGCCCTTGCAAAGGTCGGCACCACCAGGCTCTCGCCATTCGACAAGCGGATCCTGCCCTTCCTGCTGATCGGCGCCTGCATGACCGCCGGTTTTGGACAGGTGCAGATCATGCTCGGCCCACTGCTGCAGTCGAAGATCGGCCTCGACGCCGCCCAGGCGACGGCTGCGACCGGCGTTGCGCTCGCGCTGGTGGCCGTTGCCATGATCGTGGTGCAGACGCTTGTGCTGCCCAGGCTGCGCTGGAGTGAGCGCAGCGGCATCCTTGCCGGAACCGCACTGGTTGTGGCCGGTATGGCCGGCCTCGCGATTGCCAGCAACTATGGCGTCGGTGCCCTGGCACTGGCGGCAACGGGCTTCGGCACGGCGCTGGCGACGCCAGCGTACACTGCCTGGCTTGCACGACGTGTGGACACTCATGAACAGGGTGCCGCCGCCGGCTGGCTGTCGAGCGCCCATATCATTGGCCAGACGGCCGGCGCCCTGATGGGCGGTTTCGCTTTCCAGCTGGCAGCAGAGCTGCCGCTGTTGGGCTGCGCGGGCCTGGCGCTTGCCGCCGCCGCGATTGCTGCCGCACTCGACAGGCGCGGCGGCACGCAGGGATGA
- a CDS encoding MFS transporter translates to MSAAEFPKIQENRSRLRLFAVLGGLYLAQGIPTYLFAAAIPPILREQGVSRTAIGMLSLLMLPLVLKFLWAPLIDRYRPFARAHRASWVIITQLGIIAALFGMLAVEPTDVWAIFAVGFFVAMLLSTQDIATDGYAAKYLDPADRPIGNAIQGGAVALGVVIGGTLGLILYHRYGWDVTIVTIAVLSFIPLVAALAMRETDPAAENQAALTRPSIRNFLARPEARRILWIALVYRASEGLVKSMEGAYLVDAGVPLDWIGYLSGGAAVTVGLGGSFVAALLLRRYGSASVLALLGGLRTVCFAIFMLHAFALFSDAAPIFGASFLQTMVRYMEIVALYSLFMSVTSSQQPGTDFTILSCAQLIVYLVGSMVAGRLADMMGYGPLFALATAISGIAVIMTYGMLRSAAAAERPAEAIS, encoded by the coding sequence ATGAGCGCAGCGGAATTCCCAAAAATCCAGGAAAACCGCTCGCGGCTCAGGCTTTTCGCCGTGCTCGGCGGCCTCTATCTGGCGCAAGGCATCCCGACCTACCTGTTCGCGGCGGCAATACCGCCGATCCTGCGCGAACAGGGCGTGTCACGAACGGCCATCGGCATGCTGTCGCTTCTGATGCTGCCGCTGGTGCTCAAGTTCCTGTGGGCGCCGTTGATCGACCGCTATCGTCCCTTCGCGCGCGCGCATCGCGCCAGCTGGGTCATCATCACCCAGCTCGGCATCATCGCGGCACTGTTCGGCATGCTGGCTGTCGAACCCACAGACGTCTGGGCGATCTTTGCCGTCGGCTTCTTCGTCGCCATGCTCCTGTCGACGCAGGATATCGCCACCGACGGCTATGCCGCGAAATATCTCGACCCGGCCGACCGGCCGATCGGCAATGCCATCCAGGGCGGTGCGGTGGCGCTCGGCGTCGTCATCGGCGGGACGCTGGGGCTGATCCTGTATCATCGCTACGGCTGGGACGTTACGATTGTCACGATCGCGGTGCTGTCGTTCATTCCTTTGGTCGCCGCGCTCGCCATGCGCGAGACCGATCCGGCGGCCGAAAATCAGGCGGCTCTGACAAGACCGTCCATCCGCAACTTCCTGGCGCGGCCGGAAGCGCGGCGGATCCTGTGGATCGCGCTGGTCTACCGCGCCAGTGAAGGCCTGGTGAAATCGATGGAAGGCGCCTATCTCGTCGATGCCGGTGTCCCGCTCGACTGGATCGGCTATCTCTCAGGCGGCGCCGCCGTCACCGTCGGTCTCGGCGGTTCCTTCGTCGCGGCGCTGCTGCTGCGCAGATATGGCTCGGCATCCGTGCTGGCGCTGCTTGGCGGCCTGCGCACCGTCTGCTTTGCCATCTTCATGCTGCATGCCTTCGCGCTGTTCTCCGATGCCGCGCCGATCTTCGGCGCGTCCTTCCTGCAGACGATGGTGCGCTACATGGAGATCGTCGCGCTCTACAGCCTGTTCATGTCGGTGACCTCGTCGCAGCAGCCTGGCACCGATTTCACCATCCTCTCCTGTGCCCAGCTCATCGTCTATCTGGTGGGGTCGATGGTTGCCGGCCGTCTCGCAGACATGATGGGCTACGGTCCGCTGTTCGCGCTGGCAACGGCAATCTCCGGCATCGCCGTGATCATGACCTATGGCATGCTGCGCAGCGCCGCTGCGGCCGAACGTCCGGCGGAGGCTATTTCATGA
- a CDS encoding TonB-dependent receptor → MQKLVVVSLLSSSILAGPALAQTAQDAQKPASNNATTLDKIIITGRDDRSISSVAQSVQVIDQNAIGTAVGQGENASDLIARLVPGYAPRNETISGASETFRGRSVLIMVDGVPRNTPLRDVSRILATIDLDTVERVEIINGASSLYGAGATGGTINFITKRGTSDTPKVTVRTGVTAFTENFGKSAAPSGNVQVEGRSGDFDYFASASGNFSRRTYDGHGNEMASDAMLGQGGGDRTGWGDLSGVIGYENGSKRIELSADWTYARQKADWFTDYLSNPVKPNFSDAYTGEPLIEDSKYLAAKFTDSDFLFGKLEVKAFYNDIFKQSPFTKFSRVNSQVYLPTNPARPTLLPINRDPTASFNQTALDVQRSGLNVTVNTPVDFITQGSTLTWGFDFTHDQTGQTLLNGQDAIAPSSQNSVAAFAQAEVPVTDRFRLQGGVRFDQFYLDVDNFKRPAAAVLVGSNLVGLPAIDVIGGSFDYNAATFNAGAVFDITQELQAFGNFSQGFSLTDIGGFTRRAGLNTNAETCDAYGTSIRPLLPCTNAPDYRISYADIAPEPQVVNTWEGGLRGDWGNVRGGASAYLSTSDNGVNYDIAANRVSQQKERIWGFEANAEYDINEMFTLGGSVGYVEGKYDANRDGKIGSNEYLPNNRIPTTYKGLAYVVTHFDNNLTLRTELEMFSGRDRIASQELDGAVLANIGVTKKFAGGQELNFAVRNIFDTYYVNPTASATRGADVPGLGRTIAASFKVTF, encoded by the coding sequence ATGCAGAAGCTTGTCGTGGTGTCGTTGCTGTCTTCCTCGATCCTGGCTGGACCGGCCCTTGCGCAGACTGCGCAGGATGCGCAAAAACCGGCTTCCAACAACGCGACGACGCTCGACAAGATCATCATCACCGGGCGCGACGACCGCTCGATCTCGAGCGTTGCGCAGTCGGTGCAGGTCATCGACCAGAATGCCATCGGAACGGCGGTGGGGCAGGGGGAAAATGCCTCGGACCTGATCGCGCGCCTGGTGCCGGGCTACGCGCCGCGCAATGAAACGATCTCGGGCGCCTCTGAAACCTTCCGTGGTCGCAGCGTGTTGATCATGGTCGACGGCGTGCCGCGCAACACGCCGCTGCGCGATGTGTCTCGCATCCTCGCCACCATCGACCTCGACACGGTCGAGCGCGTGGAAATCATCAATGGCGCCTCCAGCCTCTACGGCGCCGGCGCCACCGGCGGCACCATCAACTTCATCACCAAGCGCGGCACCAGCGATACACCGAAAGTCACGGTGCGTACCGGTGTCACCGCCTTCACCGAGAACTTCGGCAAGTCGGCAGCGCCCAGCGGCAACGTCCAGGTCGAAGGCCGTAGCGGCGACTTCGACTATTTTGCATCCGCATCGGGCAATTTCAGCCGCCGCACCTATGATGGTCACGGCAACGAGATGGCCTCGGATGCCATGCTGGGGCAGGGCGGTGGCGATCGCACCGGCTGGGGCGATCTCTCCGGCGTGATTGGCTACGAGAACGGCTCCAAGCGCATTGAACTCAGCGCCGACTGGACCTATGCGCGGCAGAAGGCTGACTGGTTCACGGATTATCTGAGCAACCCGGTCAAGCCGAACTTCTCCGACGCCTACACCGGCGAGCCACTCATCGAGGATTCCAAATATCTCGCTGCCAAGTTCACCGACAGCGATTTCCTGTTCGGCAAGCTCGAAGTGAAGGCGTTCTACAACGACATCTTCAAGCAGTCGCCCTTCACCAAATTCTCCCGGGTCAACTCGCAGGTCTATCTTCCGACCAACCCGGCGCGACCGACCCTTTTGCCGATCAACCGCGACCCAACGGCGTCCTTCAACCAGACGGCCTTGGATGTGCAGCGCTCGGGTCTCAACGTCACCGTCAACACACCGGTCGACTTCATCACTCAGGGCAGCACGCTGACCTGGGGCTTCGACTTCACCCATGACCAAACAGGCCAGACCCTCCTGAACGGCCAGGATGCCATTGCCCCGTCGTCGCAGAATTCCGTCGCTGCCTTTGCCCAGGCGGAAGTGCCGGTCACCGATCGCTTCCGTCTGCAGGGCGGCGTGCGCTTCGACCAGTTCTATCTCGATGTCGATAACTTCAAGCGGCCGGCCGCTGCGGTTCTGGTCGGCTCAAATCTCGTCGGACTGCCCGCGATCGACGTCATCGGCGGATCCTTCGACTACAACGCCGCCACGTTCAATGCCGGCGCGGTCTTCGACATTACCCAGGAACTGCAGGCCTTCGGCAATTTCTCGCAGGGCTTCAGTCTCACCGATATCGGCGGTTTCACCCGCCGCGCCGGTCTCAACACCAATGCCGAGACCTGTGATGCCTATGGCACCAGCATCCGGCCGCTTCTGCCCTGCACCAATGCGCCGGACTATCGCATCAGCTATGCCGACATCGCGCCGGAGCCACAGGTGGTCAACACCTGGGAGGGCGGTCTTCGCGGTGACTGGGGCAATGTGCGGGGTGGTGCCAGCGCTTACCTGTCGACCTCCGACAACGGTGTCAACTACGACATCGCTGCCAACCGCGTTTCGCAGCAGAAGGAGCGCATCTGGGGCTTCGAGGCCAACGCCGAATACGACATCAACGAGATGTTCACGCTGGGCGGCTCGGTCGGTTACGTCGAAGGCAAGTACGACGCCAATCGGGACGGCAAGATTGGCTCGAACGAATATCTGCCGAACAATCGCATCCCCACCACCTACAAGGGTCTGGCCTACGTCGTAACGCATTTCGACAACAACCTGACGCTGCGCACGGAACTGGAGATGTTCTCCGGTCGCGATCGCATCGCGAGCCAGGAACTGGATGGCGCGGTTCTGGCCAACATCGGCGTGACCAAGAAATTCGCCGGTGGTCAGGAACTCAACTTCGCCGTGCGCAACATCTTCGACACCTACTACGTCAACCCGACTGCGTCCGCGACGCGTGGTGCCGACGTGCCGGGTCTTGGCCGCACCATTGCGGCGTCCTTCAAGGTCACCTTCTAG
- a CDS encoding LacI family DNA-binding transcriptional regulator, with the protein MAQKIKLSTIADALGVSTATVSLALRDSPLVAGSTREKIKEHAREIGYIYNRRAASLRTSRSGIVGVVVHDIMNPFYAEILRSIEHELDRSRQTFLLSNHYDQLDKQRTFIDTLLQLGADGVIMSPAIDTPASDIIMAEENGLPAVLIARDVDGAHVPVFRGDDAYGTALATNHLISLGHKRIAMVGGTDQTSTGRDRYQGYVNAMEAAGLEVMPSWRVPGPRTKQGGFEAAAQFLALKDKPTAACCWNDLVAIGLMNGIARAGLVPGVDISVTGYDDLEEAQIATPALTTVWNGQREVGRRAASALLDKLNGQTVRPSQELIKPELHVRQSTGRPVERR; encoded by the coding sequence CTGGCACAGAAGATCAAGCTTTCGACCATTGCCGATGCGCTCGGCGTCTCCACGGCCACTGTTTCCCTGGCGCTGCGCGACAGCCCGCTGGTGGCGGGTTCGACCCGCGAGAAGATCAAGGAACATGCCCGCGAAATCGGCTACATCTACAATCGCCGTGCTGCCTCGTTGCGAACCTCGCGTTCCGGCATTGTCGGCGTTGTCGTGCATGACATCATGAACCCGTTCTATGCCGAGATCCTGCGCTCCATCGAACACGAACTGGATCGCAGCCGGCAGACCTTCCTGCTCTCCAATCACTACGACCAGCTCGACAAGCAGCGCACTTTCATCGACACGCTGCTGCAGCTCGGCGCTGATGGCGTGATCATGTCGCCAGCCATCGACACGCCGGCTTCCGACATCATCATGGCAGAAGAAAACGGCTTGCCGGCGGTATTGATCGCGCGCGATGTCGATGGCGCGCATGTGCCGGTGTTCCGCGGCGATGATGCCTATGGCACGGCGCTTGCCACCAATCACCTGATCTCGCTCGGCCACAAGCGTATCGCCATGGTTGGCGGCACCGACCAGACCTCCACGGGCCGCGACCGCTATCAGGGCTATGTCAATGCCATGGAGGCTGCAGGTCTTGAAGTGATGCCGTCCTGGCGCGTTCCGGGACCGCGCACCAAGCAGGGCGGCTTCGAAGCCGCGGCGCAGTTCCTGGCGCTGAAGGACAAGCCGACCGCCGCCTGCTGCTGGAACGATCTCGTTGCCATTGGACTGATGAACGGCATTGCGCGAGCCGGCCTCGTGCCGGGCGTTGATATTTCCGTGACGGGCTATGACGATCTCGAGGAAGCGCAGATCGCTACGCCGGCGCTGACCACAGTCTGGAACGGCCAGCGTGAAGTCGGCCGCCGGGCCGCCAGCGCGCTGCTGGACAAGTTGAACGGACAAACCGTGCGCCCTTCGCAGGAACTCATCAAGCCTGAGCTGCATGTGCGCCAGTCGACCGGACGTCCGGTGGAGCGCCGCTGA
- a CDS encoding DMT family transporter: MLSVYVVFSFLDTSIKYLVLAGLAPLFIAWVRFSVHVVLVMGLFRAWQGIGRFRAVNLKAHILRGMLLAGSTLCNIVALRTLQLAETTSIYFFGPMVITALAGPLLGEWAGWRRWLAILAGFIGVLVITRPGVGVFGVGHLFALGSMLSNSLYVIMTRRMAGTETPESLIFYSALAPAVILSPTLFFSITLPADAWHWTILLLLGVFGGCGHWLLIRAYKLATATALAPYPYSQMIWMIGFGFFIFGQFPDGWTLAGAAIIVASGLYILHREHRLRVHHKAALDAETGELAKKL, encoded by the coding sequence ATGCTGTCCGTCTATGTGGTGTTCTCCTTCCTCGACACGTCGATCAAGTATCTGGTGCTTGCCGGCCTGGCGCCACTGTTCATCGCCTGGGTTCGTTTCAGCGTCCATGTCGTGCTGGTGATGGGACTGTTCCGGGCGTGGCAAGGCATCGGGCGGTTCCGGGCTGTGAACCTCAAGGCTCACATCCTGCGCGGCATGCTTCTGGCGGGTTCCACCCTTTGCAACATCGTCGCGCTGCGCACGCTGCAATTGGCCGAGACGACATCGATCTATTTCTTTGGCCCGATGGTGATTACCGCCCTGGCAGGACCATTGCTTGGCGAATGGGCCGGCTGGCGGCGCTGGCTGGCGATCCTGGCCGGTTTCATCGGCGTGCTGGTGATCACCCGTCCGGGTGTCGGCGTGTTCGGCGTCGGCCATCTGTTCGCACTCGGCTCGATGCTCTCCAACTCGCTGTACGTGATCATGACGCGGCGCATGGCTGGGACCGAGACGCCGGAAAGCCTGATTTTCTATTCGGCGCTGGCGCCGGCTGTCATCCTTTCGCCGACGCTGTTCTTTTCCATCACCCTGCCAGCGGATGCCTGGCATTGGACGATCCTGCTCCTGCTCGGTGTCTTTGGTGGCTGCGGTCACTGGCTGCTGATCCGCGCCTACAAGCTGGCGACCGCGACGGCGCTGGCGCCATATCCGTATTCGCAGATGATCTGGATGATCGGTTTCGGCTTCTTCATCTTCGGCCAGTTTCCCGACGGCTGGACGCTTGCAGGTGCTGCCATCATCGTTGCCAGCGGGCTTTACATCCTGCATCGCGAACACCGGCTGCGCGTCCATCACAAGGCCGCTCTGGACGCCGAAACCGGCGAGCTGGCAAAAAAGCTTTGA
- a CDS encoding DUF2000 family protein: MFDTKFTVVLREDLAVWQKLNVTAFLSTGIAAQFPDMIGEPYRDRTGNLYNALSIQPVIVLSADQATLSTIHRRSLERDVQVSLYVEEMFSTGFDALNRETFAKFAPDDARVVGIALRADKKIVDKITKGARMHA, encoded by the coding sequence ATGTTCGATACGAAATTTACTGTCGTGCTGAGAGAGGATCTTGCCGTATGGCAGAAGCTCAACGTCACTGCATTCCTCAGCACCGGGATCGCTGCTCAGTTTCCGGACATGATCGGTGAACCTTATCGCGACCGCACTGGCAATCTCTACAACGCGCTTTCGATACAGCCGGTCATCGTGTTGTCGGCGGATCAGGCGACCTTGTCCACGATCCATCGCCGCTCATTGGAAAGGGACGTGCAGGTGTCGCTCTATGTCGAGGAGATGTTCTCGACCGGTTTCGATGCGCTCAACCGCGAGACCTTTGCCAAGTTCGCACCGGACGATGCCAGGGTCGTCGGCATTGCACTGCGTGCCGACAAGAAGATCGTCGACAAGATCACCAAGGGCGCGCGCATGCACGCGTGA
- a CDS encoding AraC family transcriptional regulator, producing MTPTDLVAEAFQGLGRLCANDSGDRIVQAPGAMGMERIEAWFHGPVFDPHRHDTYAIGVTLSGVQSFHYRGTMRHSLPGQLIVLHPDEVHDGGAGTESGLRYRMLYVEPSLLAAAMGGAPLPFVPEGIVDDAGFRTTLGSALGDLDRQLDELFVDDFIAQLAGFMQQHAGRPAKPLGKTAWRTANLARDYLTDNALDPVRSEELEAVTGLDRYALSRHFRAAFSTSPHRFLVMRRLEQAKKMMAVGTPLAEIAAAAGFSDQSHFNRQFKKAYGMTPGRWSALVRCERSIEIRTAA from the coding sequence ATGACGCCCACCGATCTAGTTGCCGAGGCCTTTCAGGGTCTTGGACGTTTGTGCGCAAACGACAGCGGTGACCGCATCGTGCAGGCACCGGGCGCCATGGGCATGGAGCGCATCGAGGCCTGGTTCCACGGTCCGGTTTTCGACCCGCATCGCCATGACACCTATGCGATCGGCGTCACGCTTTCCGGCGTGCAGAGCTTTCACTATCGCGGCACGATGCGGCACAGCCTGCCCGGCCAGCTGATCGTGTTGCATCCGGACGAAGTGCATGATGGCGGTGCCGGCACGGAAAGCGGCCTGCGCTATCGCATGCTCTACGTGGAGCCGTCGCTGCTTGCCGCGGCCATGGGCGGCGCGCCACTTCCTTTCGTGCCGGAAGGCATCGTTGACGACGCAGGTTTTCGCACCACCCTCGGCAGTGCACTCGGCGATCTCGATCGGCAACTGGATGAACTGTTCGTCGACGATTTCATCGCCCAGCTTGCGGGTTTCATGCAGCAACATGCGGGCCGCCCGGCCAAACCGCTGGGCAAGACAGCCTGGCGTACCGCGAACCTCGCACGAGACTATCTGACGGACAACGCACTCGATCCTGTGCGATCGGAAGAGCTGGAAGCGGTGACCGGTCTCGACCGCTACGCGCTGTCACGCCATTTCCGCGCGGCCTTCTCCACCAGCCCACATCGCTTCCTGGTGATGCGGCGGCTGGAACAGGCAAAGAAAATGATGGCAGTCGGGACACCGCTGGCCGAGATCGCCGCCGCTGCCGGTTTCAGCGACCAGAGCCACTTCAACCGTCAGTTCAAGAAGGCATACGGCATGACACCCGGGCGCTGGTCGGCGCTTGTCCGCTGCGAGAGGTCGATCGAAATCAGAACTGCCGCCTAG
- a CDS encoding MarR family transcriptional regulator produces MAKADKSATMSRLHSAARLARTALAARLLTHGFYAGQDQIMLALSREDGQTPGTLADRLGVRPPTITKTINRLQAQGFLEKRASNADARQAHIFLTDSGRETIHAIEKSVKKTEKQALRGLDKKDQKTLFKLLARIEANLSDEEIVLADEDEDEQEIRPVVAAV; encoded by the coding sequence ATGGCCAAGGCTGACAAAAGTGCAACGATGAGCCGGCTGCATTCTGCGGCCAGACTGGCAAGAACTGCCCTTGCCGCCCGGCTGCTGACGCACGGGTTTTATGCCGGGCAGGATCAGATCATGCTGGCTCTGAGCCGCGAGGATGGCCAGACACCGGGTACGCTGGCCGACCGGCTGGGTGTTCGTCCGCCCACCATCACCAAGACGATCAACAGGCTGCAGGCCCAGGGCTTTCTCGAAAAGCGCGCTTCCAATGCCGATGCCCGACAGGCCCATATCTTCCTGACCGATTCGGGCCGCGAGACCATCCACGCCATCGAGAAGTCCGTGAAGAAGACCGAAAAGCAGGCGCTGCGCGGCCTCGACAAGAAGGACCAGAAGACGCTGTTCAAGCTGCTGGCCCGTATCGAGGCGAACCTGTCGGATGAAGAGATCGTGCTCGCAGACGAGGACGAGGACGAACAGGAAATCCGTCCGGTTGTCGCGGCGGTCTAG
- a CDS encoding GTP-binding protein, whose amino-acid sequence MSETQTQIPVTVLTGYLGAGKTTLLNRILSENHGKRYAVIVNEFGEIGIDNDLIVESDEEIYEMNNGCVCCTVRGDLIRTVEGLMRRPGRFDAILVETTGLADPAPVAQTFFMDEDVRSKTKLDAVVALVDAKHLPLRLKDSKEAEDQIAFADVVVLNKTDLVTPEELSAVEATIRAINPSARIHRTQRSGVALTEVLDRGAFDLKRALENDPHFLEAHDHDHDHECGPDCDHDHHHHHHDHDHHHHDHDHHHHHASPIHDVTVQSVSLRGGEMDPKKFFPWIEKITQMEGPNILRLKGIIALKDDPDRYVLQGVHMIIEGDHQRAWKDGEKHESRLVFIGRKLDAERLKSSFDACQAA is encoded by the coding sequence ATGAGCGAAACACAGACTCAGATCCCCGTAACCGTGCTGACCGGCTATCTCGGCGCCGGCAAGACGACGCTGCTCAACCGTATCCTCTCCGAGAACCACGGCAAGCGTTATGCCGTGATCGTCAATGAGTTTGGCGAGATCGGCATCGACAACGACCTGATCGTGGAGTCCGACGAGGAAATCTACGAGATGAACAATGGCTGCGTCTGCTGCACGGTGCGCGGCGATCTCATCCGCACCGTGGAAGGCCTGATGCGCCGCCCGGGCCGCTTCGACGCCATCCTGGTCGAGACCACCGGCCTCGCCGATCCGGCGCCGGTTGCGCAGACCTTCTTCATGGACGAAGACGTCCGTTCCAAGACCAAGCTTGACGCAGTGGTGGCGCTGGTCGACGCCAAGCACCTGCCGCTTCGGCTAAAGGACTCCAAAGAGGCCGAAGACCAGATCGCCTTCGCCGACGTGGTGGTGCTGAATAAGACCGACCTGGTGACGCCGGAAGAGCTCTCCGCTGTCGAAGCGACCATTCGGGCCATCAACCCGTCAGCCCGTATCCATCGCACGCAGCGCTCGGGAGTCGCTTTGACCGAGGTGCTCGATCGCGGCGCTTTCGACCTCAAGCGCGCACTGGAGAACGATCCGCATTTCCTGGAAGCACATGATCACGACCACGATCATGAATGCGGTCCGGACTGCGATCACGACCACCACCATCATCATCACGACCATGATCATCATCACCACGATCATGACCATCATCATCACCATGCCTCGCCGATCCATGACGTGACGGTGCAGTCGGTGTCGTTGCGCGGCGGCGAGATGGACCCGAAGAAATTCTTCCCCTGGATCGAGAAGATCACCCAGATGGAAGGCCCGAACATCCTGCGCCTGAAGGGCATCATTGCCCTGAAGGACGATCCGGACCGCTATGTGCTGCAGGGCGTGCACATGATCATCGAAGGCGACCACCAGCGTGCCTGGAAGGACGGCGAGAAGCATGAGAGCCGGCTGGTGTTCATCGGCCGCAAGCTCGATGCCGAACGGCTGAAGTCGAGCTTCGACGCATGTCAGGCCGCATAG
- a CDS encoding WD40 repeat domain-containing protein: protein MPTVAPLDIDGHCVAAVFLNDVPHFAFADGSVHRLDNGHKTVQANDGLLAAVHDPLNERLITGGEDGKVFSVKPDGVVEELAAAGRKWISSVAAGPQEAVAYGAGKSAFVRFKDGKVKEFQHPRTVEGLAFAPRGMRIAVARYNGATLHFPATDGKPTELEWAGAHTGVSFSPDGNFLVTTMQENALHGWKLADAKHMRMSGYPAKVKSLSWSARGKWLASSGAPAAIVWPFQAKDGPMGKAPLELGTRGNTMVTCVACHPSEDVVAIGYEDGMVIAARFQDAKEVMLRRPGKGAITALTWDKAERRLAFGSAVGDCGIIDITA from the coding sequence ATGCCCACAGTCGCCCCGCTTGATATCGACGGCCATTGCGTCGCCGCTGTTTTCCTCAACGACGTGCCGCATTTCGCATTTGCCGACGGCTCGGTGCACAGGCTGGACAATGGCCACAAGACCGTTCAGGCCAATGACGGTCTGCTTGCCGCAGTCCATGACCCGCTCAACGAGCGGCTGATCACCGGGGGCGAGGACGGCAAGGTGTTCTCGGTCAAGCCCGATGGCGTTGTCGAGGAGCTGGCCGCGGCAGGTCGCAAGTGGATCAGCAGCGTTGCCGCCGGACCGCAGGAAGCGGTCGCCTATGGCGCGGGCAAGAGCGCTTTCGTCCGCTTCAAGGACGGCAAGGTGAAGGAGTTCCAGCATCCACGTACCGTGGAAGGGCTGGCTTTTGCACCACGCGGCATGCGTATCGCCGTCGCTCGCTACAATGGCGCCACGCTGCATTTCCCGGCCACCGACGGCAAACCGACCGAACTGGAATGGGCGGGCGCGCATACCGGCGTCAGCTTTTCGCCAGACGGCAATTTCCTGGTCACCACCATGCAGGAAAATGCCCTGCATGGCTGGAAACTGGCCGATGCCAAGCACATGCGCATGTCGGGTTATCCCGCCAAGGTGAAGAGCCTGTCGTGGAGCGCGCGCGGCAAGTGGCTGGCCAGCTCCGGCGCGCCGGCAGCGATCGTCTGGCCATTCCAGGCCAAGGATGGGCCGATGGGCAAGGCGCCGTTGGAACTCGGCACGCGTGGCAATACGATGGTCACCTGCGTCGCATGCCATCCCAGCGAAGACGTCGTCGCGATCGGCTACGAAGACGGCATGGTCATCGCTGCCCGCTTCCAGGACGCCAAGGAAGTCATGCTGCGCCGCCCAGGCAAGGGCGCCATTACCGCGCTGACCTGGGACAAGGCCGAGCGTCGACTGGCGTTCGGCAGCGCCGTGGGCGACTGCGGCATCATCGACATCACTGCCTGA